Genomic DNA from Paenibacillus donghaensis:
AGCTGCTGAGGCTGCCGAAGGAGCGGATCGCGCAGGTGCTGGACACCGTGGATCTGCAGAATACCGGCCGCAAGCGGGCCTCGCAGTTCTCGCTTGGCATGAAGCAGCGGCTGGGCATCGCCATAGCCCTGCTGAACCAGCCGAAGCTGCTCATTCTGGATGAGCCGACCAACGGTCTGGACCCGCTGGGCATTCAGGAGCTGCGGGAACTGATCCGCTCATTCCCGACACAGGGAATCACGGTAATTCTGTCCAGCCACATCCTGTCCGAAGTGGAGCAGATTGCCGACCATATCGGCATCATTAGCGGGGGCAGGCTGGGGTATGAGTGTGCGATACATCCGGATGAAGATCTGGAGGCCCTGTTCATGAAGGTGGTTGCTGAGAACCGGGGAGCAGAGGGGGATTCCCATGCTTAACCTTGTCCAAGCGGAGCATATGAAATACAAACGCAGCTTCGCGCAGAAACTGGTGTTTATCGGGCCGCTGTTTTTTGTTGTGTTTGCTCTTGTTGCCTTGTTGTACCTGCCGGAGGGGCAGAGTATTCCCGGACAACTGCTTCTGACCATGGTGTTTAACTGGTGGCCGTTTATTTTTGTGCCGCTAGGCACTGCGTTGCTCTGCGCACTGTCCGAACAGCGCGAGCGCAAAGCCGGGAATTACCGTGCACTGCTCACCCGTGAGGTGCATCCTCTGCAGCTATGGCTGGGCAAAATAGCGGTGCTGGCTTATTATCTGCTGCTCTCCTCGCTCGGATTGATCATAACGGTACTTCTGGCAGGGCTGCTGATCACGGATGGGCAGCTGCCGGTCTGGAAGATCAGCTATGCCAGTCTGCTGATCTGGCTGGCCTCCTTAGGCTTCATCCCGCTGCAGCTGTTCATCGCGGCCTGGAAAGGCATGGCTGCTTCCATTGGCGCAGGACTGACCGGATTGTTCGCCGGCGTGCTGGCAGCGCCGGGCCCCTATTGGATGCTGGTGCCCTGGAGCTGGCCGTTGCGGCTAATGTGCCCCGTGATCGGGGTCCATCCCAACGGGGTCTCGCTTCAGTCCGGTGATCCGCTGCTCTCTCACACCGTCATTCCTACTGGAATCTTGCTTTCCCTGCTGTTCTGCGGTGCGACTGCCTGGCTTGGCGGAATCTGGTTCTCCCGAAGAGAGGTGAAATAGCGATGCAGCTGCTGCGATTATTGTTCAGCGACTGGTTAAAGACCAAACGGACAGCGGTTAGATCAGTAACGTTCGCTGCTCTGCTGTTGTTTCCCCTTGCATTGTTAGCGTATTATTCCGGTTCCGCACGGACTGCAGATTTGCCTGTGCGGATACATGAGGCTTACTACCAGGCCGGATGCATTCTGCTGCCGGTCGCTGCTGGCCTGCTGGGTGGACTTCTGGCCGCGCAGGAAGAGCAGGCCGGACATTTCAACGGCTGGCTTGGACAAGCGGCACCCAGAGCGCAGATTTATCTGAGCAAGCTGCTTCTGTTGCTCTGCCTGATGGCTGCTATTCTGTTTGGTTCTTTGGTGGTTCTACTGCTGGGCATGAAGCTTGTGCTGCAGCTGGACCAGATCGGGACCGGAGCCTTCATCCTCAGCGGCGTACTGGCGCTGGCAGGCTCGTTTTTGTTAGCTTCGCTTCATATCTATCTGGCGTTTGCCTATGGGCTTGGCGCATCGGTGGGTGCCGGGGGTGCCGGATTACTGGTCGCGGCGATTATCGGCACGACTTCCATCGGCGACAAGATATGGCCTTACCTTCCCTGGGCCTGGCCGGCCAGACTGGCTTGGCTGCCGTCTGTGCGGATGGCCGGTGCCCTGCCGGATGGACTGCCTGAGAGCTGGCTGCTGCGGTACAGCCTGCAAGGACTCATTCCTGCTGCCGGTTTATTTCTGCTGGCAACGGTCTGTAGTATACTATGGTTCAGCAGATGGGAAGGACGTGTCAGCTATGAATAAGGCAGGAACAGGAGGGCGAAGGTGAGCCGGATTCTGATTATAGACGATGAGCAGGCGCTGGTGCAGCTGCTCAGTGAAGAATTGACCGCCAATGGGCATGAGGTTCTGGCTGCGTATGACGGCAACGAGGGGGTGCTGCTGGCGGCGGCTGAACCGGAGCTTGTGATTCTGGATATTATGATGCCGGGTCTGAACGGCTTCGAGGTCTGCCGCACCATCCGCGACTGGGTGAGCTGTCCGATTATCTTCCTGAGCGCCAGACAATCGGAGGCCGACAAGATCAGAGGGCTTACGCTGGGCGGAGACGATTATGTCCTGAAGCCGTTCGGACTACGTGAGCTGATGGCCAGAATAGAGGCCAATCTGCGGCGGGAGGCACGGACCCGGCAGGCTAGTAGGGAAGGCAACAGTTCCAAGCTGCATTATGGCAGACTTAGTCTGAGCCTGCAGGAACGGCTGGTCAGAATCAACGGCGAGCCGCTGGCGCTGACCCGGCGGGAATACGATATCGTAGAGCTGCTGGCGCTGCACGGCGGTCAGGTTTTTTCGCGGGAGCATATGTATGAGAAGATCTGGGGCTACGACGCCGAAGGGGACGCTTCTACGGTTGTGGAGCATATCAAGAAGATCCGCGCCAAGCTGGCCGCCGCCGATCCGGCAGGGGAATACATCTCCACGGTCTGGGGTATCGGCTACAAATGGACGGAGCAGTAAGCAAGGAGAGCGGTTAATGAACAAAAGATCATTAAAAACACAGTTCATGTTTACCTTTATTTTAATTATCGCAACCAGCGCGGCAGCAACAGTGCTTACTTATTTCATCGCTGCACAGCTGTTCGCCAGGATCGACAATAAGCTGGTGTATCCGGCCAACCATTACGAGAAGCAGCTCCCGGTGATAGAAGCATGGATTACTAGGGAGAATACGGCGCTGCTTGACCCGCAGGGGCAGCAGCGGCTGGAAGAGCATATCCCGCTGCAAGAGATTCTGTACCGGGTGCTGGACCGTGAAGGCGGGACCGTATACGGCACGATGAATGACAGCTGGACCGTGGATAGAACGGAGCTGTATAAGTTGTTGAATACCACCACCGGCCAGCAGGGTCGTTATATCCGCACGGTTCCGGTCATTACGGAAGACGGCGTGATTGCCGGAGCGGTTCAGCTGTCCTACCGGCTGAAGACCAGCTTCGTGAAAGACTCCGGCAACTGGTGGCTTACCTTGATCTTCGCGGGGGCGATCATCTCCCCGTTTCTATATATCGCCCTGTTTACATGGATCTTCTCCCGCAGATTCACGCGCAATATCAACCAGCCCTTACAGCTGCTGATGGACGCTTCGCGCAAGATCCAAGCCAAGGATCTGGACTTCGACATTCCTTATGTGGCCGATAATGAGCTGGGCCGCTTATGCGCCGCTTTTAGCGAAATGAAGGGTGAGCTGGGCCGCTCGCTCTCGGCGCAGTGGCGGATGGAGCAGGAACGGATGGAAATGGTAGAGTCTCTAGCCCATGATCTGAAGGCTCCACTGGCTATTATCCGGGGTTACTGTGAAGCGCTGATGGAATTCTCGGAGGTGGACCAGGCCAAGCGGGAGCGATATCTTGGAGTGATCAAGGACAGTGCCGACCAGAGCACGAAGCTGGTGCATCAAATGTTATATACCTCTGAACTGGAGCGGTCCGGTGCTGCCCCTAAGCTGCTGCCGGTTCCGTTGCATGAATTTCTTAGCCACAAAGCAGGTGTCTACCAGCTTCAGGCAAGGCAGCAGGGCAGCACACTGGAACTTGTACTTACGGCCGATGACAGCCTGACACTCGATACCGATGTGGAGAAACTGGAGCGTATTCTGGATAATGTGGTTTCCAACAGCCTGGAGCATACCCCGGCAGGAGGTACGGTCACTCTGTCTGTTAAACAGGAGGAGAACGGAGACGTTGTGTTTGACATCTGTGATACAGGCACAGGCTTCAGCCCCAAGGACAAGGATAAAGCCTTTCAGAAGTTCTACCGGGGAGATGAGGCCAGAGGAGGGAAAGGCGGTCATTCCGGTCTTGGTCTCTACATTGCCAGAGAACTGGCCGGACGTCTCGGCGGCTCGCTGGAGCTGCTGGACAACCTGGCCGGAGGGGCTTGCGTCAGACTTCGGCTGCCACAATACCTCTGATCAAGTTAGAGTGTCCTGCAGCAATGTTATCTATTGCATTTTCAGTTCCCGGCGCTAGATGGTATGATAGGAAACGGGGTGAATATGAATATGAATAATAAGACAACCAATCCGGAAGTAGACAATAAGGAAGAAGCAGTCCATCCGGGGGAAGCGGACAATGCCCAGGAGCCGATGTCCGAGGAGAATCTGAATGAGCTGCTTAAGGCGGTTCACCACAACGGCCTTGTAGCTCTGAAGATGCACTTCAAGGAAGTGGAAGGACAGCTGGTGAAGCTGGATGCTTATGGCCCGGTGTTTGTTTTTCATGTTAAGAATGATGCCGGTGAGGTCTATTCCTGCGGGTTTTTTCTGCGCGAGCTGATCGCAAGGTTCCAGTCCGGCAACAATCCATCGGTATGGATGGCTTCATTCTTCGTTGATCTGATGAAGACGGAGGGCGGCAAAGCTCTTCCACAGCCGGCTGGAAGTGAAGATGAAGCCAAAGCCATAATCGACAATGTATTGGTTCCCAAATGCATCGCGGAGATTACCGAAGAATTTGCTCCTGAGCAAATCCATGCAGGTCTGGCCTGGAATGAGCAGTTCGGACCGGTATTCGAAGCCGGGTTCCCGGCAATCACTGCAGGCAATAATGTCTGTGCAATCCCGCTGCACCTGTTGTATACGCATTTGCAGCTGAACCGTGATCCGGTGGAGCTGCTGCTTCAAGGCTTGTACAACATCCGCAAGGAACACGGAATGGAATAAAGTTAAGACTCGTTACTGCTTAGGTCCCTTTGAGGATGTGAATGCTGCACTAGATCCTTTCAAAGAAATTAGATGCGAAAACGCACTTAATTTCAACGCAAACGGCTGTTAGAAGGTAAATAAGTGCGAATATGCAACTAATTACGAGTAAATTGCTTGTTCAGCGCTCAGAATCGGAAATTAAGTGCATTATGGCACTTATTTGCTTCAAAACGGGAAAAATTGGTGAATTAGATGCAGTTTCGCAACTAATTCCGTGATTGGACTGATGTGGCGATCAAAATTTGATGCTCCTTTCCTATGGGGTCCTAAGTAGTAACTAAGACTCTAGCTATTCAGTGCAGGCCCTCGGAATCCTCCGAGGGTCTTTTTCTAAATATAGCGTGCCCAGAGGCACGCGTTATCTAGTTGGTGAAAGTCCAACCCAAGGAGGGGCCAAGCCACCTTTGTAGCTAGGATGCTTGCGCATGGCGAAATCTGTGTGTAAAAGCGCATCGACAAAAGTACCTGTCAGAGATAGGGCGAGCAACGACCCAGGCCGCAACACCAAGTGAATCCTGCCGCGTCGTCAAAAAGGCCCTGCAAAGGGGAAAAGAAGGAGCCGAGTCTCGTGTATTTAGACGAAGGCCAAGGAAACTGTATAGAACTTGGAACCACAGTGAAGAACCTTCCGGCGTATAGGGAACGGCATGGGTTGAAAGATAGCGCAGTGAACTGGGGAGACCCTCCCCTGCACGGGATTATTTTTTTTTTTTAGAAACCGTAAATAGACGCTCTATAAGCCCAAAAGGCGAAGTGAACCGTCTGCAGGAAGGGAGTCCGAGGGGCTCATAGTACCGAAGAACCTAAGGACAACATAACCTTAGGGAGGGAAGGGGCCCTGCTTTGTTCATGTTTGACCAAGAGGTACGAGTTCGTGAATGCCAAAAGGCTAACGACACGCAAGAAAATGCTCAATAACTCTAAGGGGAAACTAGGTCATGAGGCCAAAGTCAATAGGCTGCATGCCCATGAATGACGAACATCGGAAAGCCGTATGAGGGAAAACCTCACGTACGGTTTGATGAGGAGGGGCTGGTCAGGCCAGTCCTTTACTCTAGAGAAACTATATGTTTCACAATATCCTTTATCCTTCTATTTCTCGCAGAAACGGTTACCGTCCCTAAAAGGACGGCGAAGCCGTTTCTACTTGATGCCTGTCCCCGCCATGTAGCCCCCAATCAGAGTTTCAGCTAAGCCCGGTTCCAGAAGTTGTATAAAAAGAGGTCTTCCAGCAAATAGTATCGTCATGGAGGTGTAGATGATGCCTACGGCGAGAACTGAATCAGACCCCCTCAAATCTAAAAATCTAGCAGACAATCTGGCTAAGCTTACCGATTCGCTCGGGCACAGCCCAGATATCATAGTCCGCAAATTCACGCCGCTGTCAATTCAGGCGGAAATCGCCGCGGTGTTCATGGAAGGGCTGGTTGAACAAGAACTGGTTGAGGACTTTCTGAAGGATATGATGGTCTTTGAGCGCTTCCCGGATACACAGCCTTCCTCCGTCGAGGCTATGTTCGACTTGATGAAGCACAAGACGAGAGGTGTAGGCGAGAAGAACTGTCTTAAAGAATGGAACCATTTATTTGAGGCGCTGCTGTCCGGAAGTACGGTCATTCTGGTGGACGGCATCAGCGAGGCCTTAAGCAGCAATACAAGCGGGGGTGAGGTCCGCACAGTAACAGAAGCTACTACACAGGTCTCCATTCGTGGACCGAAGGAGAGCTTCACAGAATCACTCGGAACCAACCTGTCGCTGGTGCGCCGCAAGATCAAAAGCCCGAATCTGTGGGTGGAGAGCATGAAGATTGGCGATGTTACCCAAACCGAAGTTTCGATTATGTATATGCATGGTATCGTAAATGAGGATATTCTCGCAGAATTACGCAAGAAGCTGCAGGCGATACACGTAGATGCCATTCTGGAATCAGGCTACATTGAGCAGCTGATTGAGGAGAATGTGTATTCTCCGCTGCCCACCTTATTTAATACAGAACGCCCTGATAGTGTGGCAGGCAATCTGCTGGAGGGCAGAATAGCCATATTTGTGGACGGAACACCGTTTGTGCTAATCGCGCCTACGACATTTTTTATGTTTTTTCATGCGGTTGAGGATTACTACCAGCGGTTTGATATCTCGACCCTGATTCGAATCCTACGGCTGATATGCCTGATGATCTCCTTATTTGGACCGGCTGTGTTTGTGGCTACCCTTACCTTTCATCAGGAAATGATTCCAACCTCCCTTTTAATCAATCTGGCCTCCCAACGGGAAGGTGTTCCTTTTCCAACCTTTATTGAGGCGGTCATTATGGAGCTTACCTTTGAGATTATCCGCGAGGCCGGTATCCGCATGCCTTCCCCGATTGGTCAGACTGTATCGATCATCGGCGGTTTGGTGCTGGGACAGGCAGCGGTCCAAGCGGGGATCGTCTCTCCAGCGATGGTCATCGTTGTTTCGCTGACGGGTATTTCCAGCTTTACCACTCCTGCCTTTAATATGGCGCTTTCTGTACGCGTTCTCCGGTTCATCATCATGTTTATTGCCGCTTTTATGGGGCTCTACGGAATCACCATATTTATGTTTATCCTGATTGCCCATATGTGCAGTTTGAGATCGCTTGGTTTTCCATTTATGTCTCCCTTCGGACCGTTTATTGCTGAGAATCAGAAGGATACCCTATTGCGTGTGCCTTTGAATCGGATGAGGAAACGGCCGCGCCTGGTCAGCCAAAAGAATAAAATACGCCTTGAAACCGAGGGGGACTCTAGGGGAGATCGACAATGAAGCTGAAGTGGATGAAGTCTATCCTTATCTGTCTGTGTTCGGCATCACTGTTGACCGGCTGCTGGAACAGCAGAGAGCTGAATGATCTGTCCATCGTCACCGGAATTGCCATTGATCGGGTCCCGGATTCGCAAGAGTACCAGGTTACCTTTCAGATCGTGAACCCCGTATCGACATCAGCCAGCATGGGGGCTGGTATGGGACAGCCCACAATTATCAGCTATTCTTCCACGGACAGTACGTTGTTCGGAGCCTTGCGCAAAACCTCCAGAAAAGCTTCCAGACAGCTGTTTTTTGCCCATACCCAGTTGGTGGTGATTGGCGAGTCGCTGGCGAGGGAGGGGCTTGGCGAGATTTTTGATATTTTCGAAAGATCACATGAGCTGAGGCTCGGCACCGGTGTGCTGATCTGCAGAGATACGGATGCCGCCGCTGTGATCAAGATATTGATGCCCACCATGTCCATTCCGGCAGTAGGGCTGCTTAAGAAGGCCAAGAACACCTCCAGATTATGGGGTGAGAACATCGATGTGGATGTGTTTGAGCTGATCCGGGGCATTACCGGAGCGGGCGATCTGGTAATCAGCGGAGTGGGGATTAAAGGGAATCCTGTTGAAGGCCGCAAGAAAAGCAATCTTGAAGAGTCTGAGGTAAAGACGCTGGTTGTAATGAGCGGGCTCGCTATCTTCAAAGACGGACGGTTGCAGGATTGGCTGGAGGGTCCACAGGCCAGGGGGACGATGTGGGTTCTGGATAAGATGAAAGAAACCAACATCAATATAGATTCAGGGGAAGTGCAGAAGTCCATAGCGGTGAATATCAATCACTCCAAGACGAATATTAAGGTCGGGATCCATCAAGGCAAGCCTGTCTTTCATATCTATATCGCTGAGGAAGGAACGGTGAATGAGACCAAAAGCTATGTTGATCTGAGCAGCAGGGAGGAGATTCTTAAATTGGAG
This window encodes:
- a CDS encoding lantibiotic protection ABC transporter ATP-binding protein, with the protein product MQPYILQTSKLSKQFKRQKAVAEVSLNVPAHSVYGLLGPNGAGKTTILKMVTGLLRPSGGEILFAGEPWSRKRLGEIGALIESPALYGNLTASENLLVHAKLLRLPKERIAQVLDTVDLQNTGRKRASQFSLGMKQRLGIAIALLNQPKLLILDEPTNGLDPLGIQELRELIRSFPTQGITVILSSHILSEVEQIADHIGIISGGRLGYECAIHPDEDLEALFMKVVAENRGAEGDSHA
- a CDS encoding lantibiotic immunity ABC transporter MutE/EpiE family permease subunit, producing the protein MLNLVQAEHMKYKRSFAQKLVFIGPLFFVVFALVALLYLPEGQSIPGQLLLTMVFNWWPFIFVPLGTALLCALSEQRERKAGNYRALLTREVHPLQLWLGKIAVLAYYLLLSSLGLIITVLLAGLLITDGQLPVWKISYASLLIWLASLGFIPLQLFIAAWKGMAASIGAGLTGLFAGVLAAPGPYWMLVPWSWPLRLMCPVIGVHPNGVSLQSGDPLLSHTVIPTGILLSLLFCGATAWLGGIWFSRREVK
- a CDS encoding lantibiotic immunity ABC transporter MutG family permease subunit → MQLLRLLFSDWLKTKRTAVRSVTFAALLLFPLALLAYYSGSARTADLPVRIHEAYYQAGCILLPVAAGLLGGLLAAQEEQAGHFNGWLGQAAPRAQIYLSKLLLLLCLMAAILFGSLVVLLLGMKLVLQLDQIGTGAFILSGVLALAGSFLLASLHIYLAFAYGLGASVGAGGAGLLVAAIIGTTSIGDKIWPYLPWAWPARLAWLPSVRMAGALPDGLPESWLLRYSLQGLIPAAGLFLLATVCSILWFSRWEGRVSYE
- a CDS encoding response regulator transcription factor produces the protein MSRILIIDDEQALVQLLSEELTANGHEVLAAYDGNEGVLLAAAEPELVILDIMMPGLNGFEVCRTIRDWVSCPIIFLSARQSEADKIRGLTLGGDDYVLKPFGLRELMARIEANLRREARTRQASREGNSSKLHYGRLSLSLQERLVRINGEPLALTRREYDIVELLALHGGQVFSREHMYEKIWGYDAEGDASTVVEHIKKIRAKLAAADPAGEYISTVWGIGYKWTEQ
- a CDS encoding HAMP domain-containing sensor histidine kinase, whose product is MNKRSLKTQFMFTFILIIATSAAATVLTYFIAAQLFARIDNKLVYPANHYEKQLPVIEAWITRENTALLDPQGQQRLEEHIPLQEILYRVLDREGGTVYGTMNDSWTVDRTELYKLLNTTTGQQGRYIRTVPVITEDGVIAGAVQLSYRLKTSFVKDSGNWWLTLIFAGAIISPFLYIALFTWIFSRRFTRNINQPLQLLMDASRKIQAKDLDFDIPYVADNELGRLCAAFSEMKGELGRSLSAQWRMEQERMEMVESLAHDLKAPLAIIRGYCEALMEFSEVDQAKRERYLGVIKDSADQSTKLVHQMLYTSELERSGAAPKLLPVPLHEFLSHKAGVYQLQARQQGSTLELVLTADDSLTLDTDVEKLERILDNVVSNSLEHTPAGGTVTLSVKQEENGDVVFDICDTGTGFSPKDKDKAFQKFYRGDEARGGKGGHSGLGLYIARELAGRLGGSLELLDNLAGGACVRLRLPQYL
- a CDS encoding spore germination protein → MMPTARTESDPLKSKNLADNLAKLTDSLGHSPDIIVRKFTPLSIQAEIAAVFMEGLVEQELVEDFLKDMMVFERFPDTQPSSVEAMFDLMKHKTRGVGEKNCLKEWNHLFEALLSGSTVILVDGISEALSSNTSGGEVRTVTEATTQVSIRGPKESFTESLGTNLSLVRRKIKSPNLWVESMKIGDVTQTEVSIMYMHGIVNEDILAELRKKLQAIHVDAILESGYIEQLIEENVYSPLPTLFNTERPDSVAGNLLEGRIAIFVDGTPFVLIAPTTFFMFFHAVEDYYQRFDISTLIRILRLICLMISLFGPAVFVATLTFHQEMIPTSLLINLASQREGVPFPTFIEAVIMELTFEIIREAGIRMPSPIGQTVSIIGGLVLGQAAVQAGIVSPAMVIVVSLTGISSFTTPAFNMALSVRVLRFIIMFIAAFMGLYGITIFMFILIAHMCSLRSLGFPFMSPFGPFIAENQKDTLLRVPLNRMRKRPRLVSQKNKIRLETEGDSRGDRQ
- a CDS encoding Ger(x)C family spore germination protein yields the protein MKLKWMKSILICLCSASLLTGCWNSRELNDLSIVTGIAIDRVPDSQEYQVTFQIVNPVSTSASMGAGMGQPTIISYSSTDSTLFGALRKTSRKASRQLFFAHTQLVVIGESLAREGLGEIFDIFERSHELRLGTGVLICRDTDAAAVIKILMPTMSIPAVGLLKKAKNTSRLWGENIDVDVFELIRGITGAGDLVISGVGIKGNPVEGRKKSNLEESEVKTLVVMSGLAIFKDGRLQDWLEGPQARGTMWVLDKMKETNINIDSGEVQKSIAVNINHSKTNIKVGIHQGKPVFHIYIAEEGTVNETKSYVDLSSREEILKLEQELAKQTKAEVMGALRTAQKLKSDIFNFGNELERTNPAAWKTVKQDWGQQFAEGELDVQVKAYIRSTGMRMKPYMINPN